Proteins from a genomic interval of Capsicum annuum cultivar UCD-10X-F1 chromosome 4, UCD10Xv1.1, whole genome shotgun sequence:
- the LOC107868874 gene encoding UDP-glycosyltransferase 79B3-like isoform X1, with translation MDELYDEIKSFLENLKPHFVIFDFAYWIPELALQIGGIKTVSYRVVCPDKTTFMTSTAAELVKPPPGYPSTTVVLRECEAKLLQFLFDEYGKGVTFLERMQKSRAGCDTIPLKTCREVEGTFGDFAAKQLEKPILYTGAVLPELKNEPLEEHGLSNRLEKFEPGSVVFCALGSQTILQNKQFQELVLGLELTESPFLLAVKPPEETNSIEEALPEGFKQRAKEKGLILDCWVPQLKILSHKSVGCFVSHCGYGSMWESLALCDCQLVFLPRFFDHLLNARLMEHELKVGVEVEEENDLFTKENLCKAVKCMMDKDSQIACSMKENHRKWKELLSSPGFMSNYIDNFIHNLHGLLLEQT, from the exons ATGGATGAATTATACGATGAAATCAAATCttttcttgaaaatctaaaacCCCATTTCGTTATCTTTGATTTTGCTTATTGGATCCCTGAGTTAGCACTACAAATTGGAGGTATCAAGACTGTGTCTTACAGAGTTGTTTGCCCGGATAAGACTACTTTTATGACATCAACTGCAGCTGAGCTTGTAAAGCCACCACCAG GTTACCCTTCTACTACTGTGGTGTTGCGTGAATGTGAAGCTAAATTGTTACAGTTTCTATTTGATGAATATGGCAAGGGGGTGACATTTCTCGAACGAATGCAGAAGTCCCGAGCAGGATGCGACACAATCCCTCTAAAAACATGTAGAGAGGTTGAAGGAACATTTGGTGACTTTGCAGCAAAACAACTTGAAAAGCCAATCCTTTACACAGGAGCTGTTCTTCCTGAGCTGAAAAATGAGCCTTTAGAAGAACATGGATTATCTAATCGGCTCGAGAAATTCGAGCCaggatcagtagtattctgtgcACTTGGGAGCCAAACTATTCTTCAAAATAAGCAGTTTCAAGAACTTGTTTTAGGCCTTGAACTGACTGAGTCACCATTCTTGTTAGCGGTTAAGCCACCCGAGGAGACAAATTCAATAGAAGAAGCCTTGCCAGAGGGATTCAAACAAAGGGCTAAAGAAAAGGGATTGATTCTTGATTGTTGGGTGCCACAATTGAAGATTTTAAGTCACAAATCAGTTGGTTGTTTTGTGAGTCACTGTGGGTATGGATCTATGTGGGAGTCTTTGGCATTGTGTGATTGTCAATTGGTATTTTTGCCTAGGTTTTTTGATCACCTTTTAAATGCTAGGCTGATGGAACATGAACTGAAAGTTGGTGTAGAAGTGGAGGAGGAGAATGATTTATTTACAAAAGAGAATTTGTGCAAGGCTGTGAAATGTATGATGGATAAAGATAGCCAAATTGCTTGTTCAATGAAAGAGAATCATAGGAAATGGAAGGAACTTCTTTCAAGTCCTGGATTTATGAGTAACTATATTGATAATTTCATTCACAACTTGCATGGACTTCTACTTGAACAGACCTAG
- the LOC107868874 gene encoding UDP-glycosyltransferase 79B3-like isoform X2 — MDELYDEIKSFLENLKPHFVIFDFAYWIPELALQIGGIKTVSYRVVCPDKTTFMTSTAAELVKPPPGHLFDEYGKGVTFLERMQKSRAGCDTIPLKTCREVEGTFGDFAAKQLEKPILYTGAVLPELKNEPLEEHGLSNRLEKFEPGSVVFCALGSQTILQNKQFQELVLGLELTESPFLLAVKPPEETNSIEEALPEGFKQRAKEKGLILDCWVPQLKILSHKSVGCFVSHCGYGSMWESLALCDCQLVFLPRFFDHLLNARLMEHELKVGVEVEEENDLFTKENLCKAVKCMMDKDSQIACSMKENHRKWKELLSSPGFMSNYIDNFIHNLHGLLLEQT; from the exons ATGGATGAATTATACGATGAAATCAAATCttttcttgaaaatctaaaacCCCATTTCGTTATCTTTGATTTTGCTTATTGGATCCCTGAGTTAGCACTACAAATTGGAGGTATCAAGACTGTGTCTTACAGAGTTGTTTGCCCGGATAAGACTACTTTTATGACATCAACTGCAGCTGAGCTTGTAAAGCCACCACCAGGTCAC CTATTTGATGAATATGGCAAGGGGGTGACATTTCTCGAACGAATGCAGAAGTCCCGAGCAGGATGCGACACAATCCCTCTAAAAACATGTAGAGAGGTTGAAGGAACATTTGGTGACTTTGCAGCAAAACAACTTGAAAAGCCAATCCTTTACACAGGAGCTGTTCTTCCTGAGCTGAAAAATGAGCCTTTAGAAGAACATGGATTATCTAATCGGCTCGAGAAATTCGAGCCaggatcagtagtattctgtgcACTTGGGAGCCAAACTATTCTTCAAAATAAGCAGTTTCAAGAACTTGTTTTAGGCCTTGAACTGACTGAGTCACCATTCTTGTTAGCGGTTAAGCCACCCGAGGAGACAAATTCAATAGAAGAAGCCTTGCCAGAGGGATTCAAACAAAGGGCTAAAGAAAAGGGATTGATTCTTGATTGTTGGGTGCCACAATTGAAGATTTTAAGTCACAAATCAGTTGGTTGTTTTGTGAGTCACTGTGGGTATGGATCTATGTGGGAGTCTTTGGCATTGTGTGATTGTCAATTGGTATTTTTGCCTAGGTTTTTTGATCACCTTTTAAATGCTAGGCTGATGGAACATGAACTGAAAGTTGGTGTAGAAGTGGAGGAGGAGAATGATTTATTTACAAAAGAGAATTTGTGCAAGGCTGTGAAATGTATGATGGATAAAGATAGCCAAATTGCTTGTTCAATGAAAGAGAATCATAGGAAATGGAAGGAACTTCTTTCAAGTCCTGGATTTATGAGTAACTATATTGATAATTTCATTCACAACTTGCATGGACTTCTACTTGAACAGACCTAG